Part of the Anaerobacillus alkaliphilus genome, TTGTTTTGTCCCAGGTTAAACCCATATCAGTACCACCTTTCTTTTCTAATAATTCGTCAAGTTCAAGTTTGAACTTCAAACCTAAATCTTCGTCTAATCTAAGAATACCATCTATGAAACGAAATAATTTGTCAATATGTTCTTTTGTCCATTCTTTTGATAGAAGTAGTCTAGCTAGTTTGATTTTGTATTGATAAGTTTGATCAAGCTTCTTTTTAGAACGTACGACGTAAACACCAGCTAATATCGCTAGGGCGAAAGGATTAACAGATTTTTCGAGTGTTTCCTCATCTTGATCAATGATTTTATAAGTTTTATAAGAATAGCTTAGTTCTGTTTCAAAAAACTTATATTGAAATTGATTTGGATTGAATTGTTTGTTTGCGTCTGTAAAGATTGCGATGGCATAAATGGATCTGTCATATTTATCTAGTGTGCGATAAAAATATTGAAACATTCTCTTTGCAAATGTCTTTTGGCGATCACCTTGAACCTCAATATGGATTAAAATCCATTGGTCTTTTCCATCTTTCAAATAGACTTTTACAAGCTTATCCATTAATTTCTTATTTGTTTCTGTTTCTTTAACTAATTGAGTTAGCTCCTGTTCTAAAAACTCAAAGCCTTTACTAACGTCAATATTTTCATACAATGCCGGAGCAAAAAATAGTACAAAATCCTCAAAAAAGTCTTCAATCACATCTTTCCAAAGTGAGTCATAATCAACAGGATACATAGGTTCACCTTCCTTACTATTTTATCACAAAGGCAGCCAAATCATGAAGAGTATCGTTCTTATATGTAAGAACATATGTACTAATTTTACTATAATACGTTTGTTCGTATAGGGTGGAAATGAGGTTAATTTTGACATTTTTGTGGCTTATAAACGAAGGAGAGGATTAGCTGTTAAATTTTCTTCTGTATAAAAACGTTAGTTTTCCCACCCCTTTTCCTCTCAACATGTATGTATAGAGTGAAGGGGGTGATGAGATGAGCGAAAACATTTTACAATCGCGTTTGACGATGCACTTGTTAGCTGGCTACGACCAAGAGGGCAAAGAGATTTTTAAAACGAAGTCTTTTTCGAACATTAATAACACAGCTACAGAGGCACAGCTTCGTACAACCGCTGAAGCGTTACTTTCACTGCAAGTTCACACAGCTCAAATCGTAACACGCACAAACCAATATGCTGTCTCTTAGTTAATTATTTCGAATTTGTAGGAATGGAGGTGAAAACAGATGGCGAAGAAAATTGAACTGATTTTTAAAAACGAGATTGGTAGAAACGTAACGATATCATTAGATGACCCAATTAAGCCAGTAGATCCAGGAAAAGTATCGTTAGTGATGGATTTAGTGCTAGCACAAGGAGCATTCGTTTCAAGTGGTGGCTTTCTAGTAAGCAAGGTTGGTGCTCGAGTAGTTGAACGTAATGTAGATCAAATTCAAATGGTGTAGTTGATGAGGGGGAGGACAATTGACTTCCTCTTTTAAGTTATAGAAAGGAGGGAAGCGAAATGGAGATGTGGATCCCGCTGATTAGCGAATACGGGTTTCCGGTCATGATCACTTTGTACCTGTTACACCGTATAGAAACCAAGCTAGATACACTTAATGCTTCCATTAATAATCTTGCTAGTGAAAAAGCGAAGATGTATGTAAAGAAAGCCAGTTCTTGATGAACTGGCTTTTGGCTATTGTTTATACTTCCAAAAACAACCATTTTATGTTAACTTAAAATTAATTTAGGTTAACAAAGTAACGATAGACAAAAGGAGAGGTTAGAATGAACTGGTTACAGACAGCACAAGAAGTAATTGAGGGAAAAATGATTAGCGATCATGAAGCGATGAGTATTTTGAATTGTGACGACGATGAGCTGTTGCCTTTGTTACATGGTGCTTTTCAAATTCGAAAGCATTATTATGGGAAGAAAGTAAAATTAAATATGATTATGAATGCGAAAAGTGGAACCTATGACCGCGAAAGCTGGGCACTAGTGTAAAAGCTGGAATACTTTTCCCACAAACATTGTCTTGAGAAAAACCGCCTATGTGTACTATACTAAAAACGTACAAACGGCTATGAATATCCTTCCTTCTACTCAATCTAAGATATTAGGGTTTCGCTTTCTGTTTGTTCAAATGGATCCTGGCTATGGTTCTTCTTCCTTCTATAGCATTTATGGTAGGGCAGCAGTGGAGCCTAAAGGTAACACTAGCTGACCATGTATTTTTTAGAGGAACCTCTTTCCAGGATACAATTACATGTAAACAAGATAAGTATCAGGACATTTCCTGGTACTTCTTTTATAGATAAAGGCTCTTTTCGTAAACATTGTGGCTTTTCTATCCTAAAATTATCGGAAAAATACCCTAGATGAAGATATCAGCCAATAAATTATGTAAGAAAAGAGCATTACTTACTAAATTAGTGGTGAATTCTTAGTAATTTGTGTAAAAATCCGGCTTTTGGGATTTTTACGAAAGCAACAAACTTTGCGAAAACAGCCTAGATAAAAGGTAG contains:
- a CDS encoding YvrJ family protein translates to MEMWIPLISEYGFPVMITLYLLHRIETKLDTLNASINNLASEKAKMYVKKASS
- a CDS encoding DUF2922 domain-containing protein is translated as MAKKIELIFKNEIGRNVTISLDDPIKPVDPGKVSLVMDLVLAQGAFVSSGGFLVSKVGARVVERNVDQIQMV
- a CDS encoding DUF1659 domain-containing protein yields the protein MSENILQSRLTMHLLAGYDQEGKEIFKTKSFSNINNTATEAQLRTTAEALLSLQVHTAQIVTRTNQYAVS